In Yarrowia lipolytica chromosome 1F, complete sequence, a genomic segment contains:
- a CDS encoding uncharacterized protein (Compare to YALI0F08107g, no similarity) yields MGKPAKFVSFEPEKASKRTSCKRKPPNPDMAALVGRFAVTQKKPRPNTEPNNSPFEPPRASQHSLQPLQTFQSSFQLSDQPLGATLPLSPPHQELQLPEQLRPPTHILHEPPPTRRRIPPLSDTPVQFEEKIDPLHPLNYPNKVDTVQVHKTLSEMKAYYESQLLDKGGTPLSYTIDDARANSESNSQVQLAHPQQLPKLTVHSGSGILPGVPGVHGVGMPGMPRGPRLPKFTFSRIPDPYANSLVQQIAQTPNERKLMENYLQFLSPYFDYLPQPQLTALMFETFEPELTKKIVMTMSYLHLISAASQHTLVKKHVLYIKLCFFKLLRQEGFMELASMGEEEAYRLQRLDDSAKDLPFNNTEQSRKNIKAILILLISMVVIETINGGRSSAIRNHMYMYAKIVSQPDIRDFLITQNSGKFLINSYVWFDLITSAASHDSRAPFIVNPEMFDGTSIGLNYMVNCSIKTMQTLYEVTVLRADFKAFQEDLAQSAAYTPERSAQLRALWERGQALKRQLLIELHSECAAGYPEHSEEHIGCKCWCIAVLVFLLRIFKSCKPEVWADIRALCIQFMDLNLLLDPQNKVANQLVWPMFLIGCELKTSADFIVKADDGTVKNYQDLLRARVSRLRHSLGVGNWRTLQIILESCWKHEVDWEVHLSTGIWKQHDFMPI; encoded by the coding sequence ATGGGTAAACCGGCGAAATTCGTGAGCTTCGAGCCGGAAAAGGCGTCGAAACGCACGTCCTGCAAGCGCAAACCGCCCAACCCAGACATGGCGGCGCTGGTGGGCCGATTTGCAGTGACCCAGAAGAAACCGCGCCCAAACACAGAGCCCAATAACAGCCCCTTTGAGCCGCCGCGGGCCTCGCAACATTCGCTCCAGCCGCTGCAGACGTTCCAGAGCTCGTTCCAACTGTCGGATCAACCGCTCGGAGCTACACTGCCTCTGTCGCCGCCACATCAAGAACTGCAACTACCCGAACAACTGCGACCTCCAACACACATTTTGCATGAACCACCACCCACGCGGCGGCGAATCCCGCCGTTGTCGGATACCCCGGTGCAGTTTGAAGAAAAAATCGACCCGCTGCACCCCCTCAACTACCCAAACAAGGTGGATACCGTGCAGGTGCACAAGACGCTGTCGGAAATGAAGGCCTACTACGAGAGCCAGCTGTTGGACAAGGGAGGAACGCCTCTGAGCTACACAATTGATGACGCCCGGGCAAATTCAGAGTCAAACTCACAGGTGCAACTGGCACACCCACAACAACTGCCCAAGCTGACGGTCCATTCGGGATCGGGTATTCTCCCGGGCGTCCCTGGAGTGCATGGAGTGGGGATGCCTGGCATGCCTAGAGGACCACGACTGCCGAAATTTACATTCTCGCGCATCCCCGACCCCTACGCAAACTCGCTGGTGCAACAGATTGCCCAGACGCCAAATGAGCGCAAACTCATGGAAAACTACCTGCAGTTTCTGTCGCCCTATTTTGACTACCTGCCGCAGCCGCAGCTCACGGCACTAATGTTCGAGACGTTCGAGCCCGAACtgaccaagaagattgtcaTGACCATGTCTTATCTGCATCTCATCAGTGCTGCGTCACAACATACGCTAGTCAAGAAACACGTGCTGTACATCAAGCTATGTTTTTTCAAGCTGCTGCGACAGGAGGGCTTCATGGAGCTGGCTAGCatgggagaagaagaagcctaCCGACTGCAACGACTGGACGACAGTGCCAAAGACTTGCCGTTCAATAACACCGAGCAGTCGCGCAAGAACATCAAGGCAATTCTCATCTTGCTCATCTCCATGGTTGTCATTGAAACCATCAACGGTGGCCGATCATCTGCCATCAGAAACcacatgtacatgtacgCCAAAATTGTGTCTCAGCCCGACATTCGAGACTTTCTCATCACCCAAAACTCAGGCAAGTTTCTCATCAACAGTTATGTGTGGTTTGATCTCATCACGTCCGCAGCATCACACGACTCGCGCGCACCCTTCATTGTCAACCCCGAGATGTTCGACGGCACTTCCATCGGTCTCAACTACATGGTCAACTGTTCCATAAAGACTATGCAGACCCTTTATGAGGTGACTGTGCTGCGTGCAGACTTCAAGGCGTTCCAGGAAGACCTTGCGCAATCAGCAGCCTACACTCCTGAGCGATCTGCTCAACTGAGAGCCCTCTGGGAACGAGGGCAGGCCCTCAAACGCCAGCTTCTCATTGAACTGCATTCCGAATGTGCCGCAGGCTACCCGGAGCACTCAGAAGAGCATATCGGATGCAAGTGCTGGTGCATTGCAGTCCTTGTGTTCCTGCTGCGAATCTTCAAGAGCTGCAAGCCTGAGGTTTGGGCCGATATCCGCGCTTTGTGTATTCAATTTATGGATCTCAATCTACTTTTGGATCCCCAGAACAAGGTAGCTAACCAGTTGGTTTGGCCCATGTTTCTGATTGGTTGCGAGCTCAAGACGTCTGCGGACTTCATTGTCAAGGCCGATGATGGTACTGTGAAGAACTACCAGGACCTGCTGCGAGCTCGAGTCAGCCGATTACGTCATTCTCTGGGAGTGGGCAACTGGCGCACCCTGCAAATAATTCTGGAGTCGTGCTGGAAACATGAGGTGGACTGGGAGGTGCATCTGAGCACTGGCATTTGGAAGCAGCATGATTTCATGCCCATTTAA
- a CDS encoding uncharacterized protein (Compare to YALI0F08129g, weakly similar to uniprot|AAO79986 Enterococcus faecalis EF0111 gene Oxidoreductase zinc-binding and uniprot|P28625 Saccharomyces cerevisiae YMR152w YIM1 mitochondrial inner membrane protease), giving the protein MTCTTASWSLCSCAHSRVRLVSSIACNNNGQGEAGPSTQTWIYKHAHGHVTGALIDRFQYTMKAAYTTGYGGPDKIQYSEDHPKTTLIADDHVLIRVAAASLNPIDGMRNRGFLKMLAPDKHPHIFGYDVSGVVEEVGLGVDEFKAGDRVYSRIGERQDGTMAEFVSVKSSLVARAPSNISLQDAAGIPLVGLTSMQAFEAGNLQRDQTIFISKGSGGIGTFAIQLAKNVYGAKVITTASSKKMDLLRQLGADQVINYRTTVFKNVVSDVDYALDVSNQPHAHVSITKKNGFVGSLNGTPSPETVEDTLSVKPGALVSSLLRSVAFVTTRCAWIYGVRYQAIVCRPSGKQLAIITEYIEAGKIKPVTDCVFDLKDAKEAVKKLEAGHATGKIIVCVDGGLK; this is encoded by the coding sequence ATGACTTGTACTACCGCTTCTTGGTCGCTTTGCTCGTGTGCTCACAGTAGAGTGCGGCTAGTGTCATCTATAGCATGTAATAACAATGGACAAGGAGAGGCCGGTCCAAGTACTCAAACATGGATATATAAACACGCACACGGACATGTCACAGGGGCCTTGATCGATCGCTTTCAATACACCATGAAAGCAGCTTACACCACAGGGTATGGAGGCCCGGACAAGATCCAGTACTCCGAGGACCATCCCAAGACGACTCTGATTGCCGACGATCATGTTCTGATCCGGGTGGCTGCTGCGTCGCTCAATCCCATTGATGGCATGAGAAACCGTGGCTTTCTGAAGATGTTGGCACCTGACAAACACCCTCATATCTTTGGCTACGATGTATctggggtggtggaggaggtgggaCTTGGGGTGGATGAGTTCAAGGCAGGCGATAGAGTCTACAGCCGGATTGGCGAGCGTCAGGACGGCACCATGGCCGAGTTTGTGAGCGTCAAGTCCTCACTCGTGGCCAGAGCCCCATCAAACATTTCTCTCCAAGATGCTGCAGGCATCCCCTTGGTAGGTCTGACCTCCATGCAAGCGTTTGAAGCTGGCAATCTGCAAAGGGACCAAaccatcttcatctccaagggCTCCGGAGGTATCGGCACCTTTGCGATTCAGCTGGCAAAGAACGTGTATGGAGCCAAAGTCATCACCACGGCTTCATCCAAGAAAATGGACCTGCTGCGACAACTAGGGGCTGACCAGGTGATCAACTACCGGACCACAGTGTTCAAGAACGTGGTTTCGGATGTCGATTATGCGCTCGATGTGTCCAACCAGCCCCATGCCCACGTGTCAatcaccaagaagaacggcTTTGTGGGCAGTCTTAACGGCACTCCTTCCCCCGAGACGGTGGAAGACACCCTGAGTGTCAAGCCCGGTGCATTGGTATCGTCTCTGCTTCGTTCGGTCGCCTTTGTTACCACCAGATGTGCCTGGATCTACGGCGTGAGATACCAGGCGATCGTGTGCAGACCTTCGGGAAAACAGCTGGCCATCATCACCGAGTACATCGAGGCGGGCAAGATCAAGCCCGTGACAGATTGTGTTTTTGATCTGAAGGATGCAAAGGAGGCTGTCAAGAAGCTAGAAGCGGGACATGCCACTGGAAAGATTATTGTTTGTGTGGATGGTGGATTGAAGTGA
- a CDS encoding 60S ribosomal export protein NMD3 (Compare to YALI0F08151g, similar to uniprot|P38861 Saccharomyces cerevisiae YHR170w NMD3 nonsense-mediated mRNA decay protein, similar to Saccharomyces cerevisiae NMD3 (YHR170W); ancestral locus Anc_5.67), with amino-acid sequence MSVSAFKATVLCHNCGTPLDGTLTNGTPICNQCIEMTTDITKEIPREASLTFCRNCDRWLQPPSSWTAAQPESRELLALCLKRLKGLSKVRLVDASFIWTEPHSRRIRIKVTVQGEAVGQTIIQQSFEVEYIVIATQCPDCAKSFTANTWRASVQIRQKVPHKKTFLYLEQLILRHNAHLDTISIQESRDGLDFFYSQRNHALKMLDFLASVTPCRHKRSEELISMDTHTAKKQYKFSYSVEIAPICRDDLVVLPPSIAKSNANISPLVLCTKVTNTLHFVDPNTLQTAEIPGSVYWRKQFPSLADASRLQEFIVLDIEPLGPVKGKFALADATVARVGDMGRNDTTYNIRTHLGGVLHPGDSAYGYYMVTSNFNNAYWDELDKDNLPDVILVKKHYPGRRKKRNRHWKLKRMALEHNLEDDPKVTKTDLDKAEQDYEQFLQELEEDTELRGTVNLYKRTVPQMPALPKTGDEMEASEEEGEGVPEIGVDELLDDLEDMSLGQDE; translated from the coding sequence atgTCCGTGTCAGCTTTCAAGGCCACCGTGCTGTGCCACAACTGTGGTACCCCGCTTGATGGTACCCTCACCAATGGAACCCCCATTTGCAACCAGTGTATCGAAATGACGAccgacatcaccaaggagattcCTCGAGAGGCTTCCCTCACCTTTTGCAGAAACTGCGACAGATGGCTGCAGCCTCCCTCATCATGGACCGCTGCCCAGCCCGAGTCCCGAGAGCTGCTGGCTCTTTGTCTCAAGCGACTCAAGGGTCTGTCCAAGGTGCGTCTTGTGGACGCCTCCTTCATCTGGACCGAGCCCCACTCCCGACGTATCCGAATCAAGGTCACCGTCCAGGGCGAGGCTGTGGGCCAGACCATCATCCAGCAGAGCTTCGAGGTCGAGTACATTGTGATCGCCACACAGTGTCCCGACTGTGCCAAATCCTTCACTGCCAACACCTGGAGAGCTAGTGTGCAGATCCGACAGAAGGTGCCCCACAAGAAGACCTTCCTGTatctggagcagctgaTTCTGCGCCACAACGCACACCTGgacaccatctccatccaGGAGAGCCGCGACGGTCTGGACTTCTTTTACTCGCAGCGAAACCACGCGCTCAAGATGCTCGACTTTCTGGCGTCCGTCACCCCCTGCAGACACAAGCGGTCCGAAGAGCTCATTTCAATGGATACCCATaccgccaagaagcagtACAAGTTTTCTTACTCGGTCGAAATCGCACCCATCTGTCGAGACGACCTCGTGGTTTTGCCTCCCAGCATTGCCAAGTCCAACGCCAACATTTCTCCTCTGGTTCTGTGTACCAAGGTGACCAACACCCTGCACTTTGTTGACCCCAATACCCTCCAGACTGCCGAGATTCCTGGCTCTGTTTACTGGAGAAAGCAGTTCCCTTCTCTGGCCGATGCTTCTCGTCTGCAGGAGTTTATTGTGCTCGATATTGAGCCTCTGGGACCCGTCAAGGGCAAGTTTGCCCTTGCTGACGCCACTGTGGCTCGAGTCGGCGACATGGGCCGAAACGACACCACCTACAACATCCGAACGCATCTCGGAGGTGTCCTGCATCCCGGAGACTCTGCCTATGGCTACTACATGGTCACGTCCAACTTCAACAATGCCTACTGGGATGAGCTGGACAAGGATAATCTGCCCGACGTGATTCTAGTCAAGAAGCACTACCCTGGCCGACGAAAGAAGCGAAACCGACACTGGAAGCTTAAGCGAATGGCACTTGAACACAACCTAGAGGACGACCCCAAGGTCACCAAAACCGATCTGGACAAGGCTGAGCAGGACTACGAGCAGTTCCTGcaggagctcgaggaaGACACCGAGCTGCGAGGCACCGTCAACCTTTATAAGCGAACCGTTCCCCAGATGCCTGCTCTTCCCAAGACtggtgatgagatggaggccagcgaggaggagggcgagGGAGTTCCTGAGATTGGTGTTGACGAGCTTCTCGACGACCTGGAGGACATGAGCCTGGGCCAGGATGAATAG